Proteins co-encoded in one Deinococcus fonticola genomic window:
- a CDS encoding type I restriction enzyme HsdR N-terminal domain-containing protein → MTDAPSPDLIEPVTRIQAALEATPKKSRRVLLRTLLKEFGFKIKSGDRLTRIQGRLAEVGIHVNPDLAECDREDWVTLSLIAPALPNTDPPASTMPGFSEDPWFTEVKAKTFASEREVEIRFILPLLERLGYREENREENRADGFPVDIVVGVRRTRAEADFVLFDGPNRDANHALLVVEAKRAGKRLSDHVGQARSYAMFLQAPYYLLTNGDDIRVFLYRSPIESDVEVYTGHRESLLDNFADLYTMISREAVVEYRRAWVRRGNT, encoded by the coding sequence ATGACTGACGCACCGAGTCCTGACCTGATTGAGCCGGTTACCAGAATCCAGGCGGCCCTGGAAGCGACGCCAAAGAAGTCGCGGCGGGTCTTGCTCAGGACGCTCCTCAAGGAATTCGGTTTCAAGATCAAGTCTGGCGACCGCCTGACCCGCATCCAGGGCCGCCTGGCGGAAGTCGGGATTCACGTTAATCCAGACCTGGCCGAGTGTGACCGTGAGGACTGGGTCACGCTGTCGCTGATTGCTCCGGCACTGCCGAACACCGATCCACCCGCCAGCACCATGCCGGGTTTCAGTGAAGATCCCTGGTTCACTGAAGTGAAGGCCAAAACATTCGCCAGTGAGCGCGAAGTGGAAATTCGCTTCATCCTGCCTCTGCTCGAACGACTGGGGTACCGTGAGGAGAACCGTGAGGAGAACCGTGCCGACGGCTTCCCGGTGGACATCGTGGTCGGGGTTCGACGGACACGAGCTGAGGCGGACTTTGTGCTGTTCGACGGCCCGAACCGTGATGCCAACCATGCCCTGCTGGTTGTCGAAGCCAAGCGTGCGGGGAAACGGCTCTCGGATCACGTGGGTCAGGCCAGAAGTTACGCCATGTTCCTGCAGGCACCGTACTACCTGCTCACCAACGGTGACGACATCCGCGTTTTTCTCTACCGCAGTCCCATCGAGTCGGATGTGGAGGTGTATACCGGTCACCGCGAGTCGCTCCTGGACAATTTCGCTGATCTGTACACCATGATCAGCCGTGAAGCCGTCGTGGAGTATCGCCGGGCCTGGGTTCGGCGTGGCAACACGTAG
- a CDS encoding type II toxin-antitoxin system Phd/YefM family antitoxin: MTTYKRWKLETAKAHFSEVVRAAESGQPQLITRRGQPAAVVLPASQVTLKERNGWDTFSSAPKVPDFEPVRASRPGRDIPEL; encoded by the coding sequence ATGACCACCTATAAACGCTGGAAACTCGAAACCGCCAAAGCCCATTTCTCGGAGGTGGTACGCGCGGCCGAGTCCGGGCAGCCGCAGCTGATCACCCGGCGTGGGCAACCTGCGGCGGTGGTACTGCCTGCCAGCCAGGTCACCCTGAAGGAGCGCAACGGCTGGGACACCTTCTCCAGCGCCCCGAAAGTGCCGGACTTCGAACCCGTACGGGCCAGCAGGCCAGGACGCGACATCCCCGAACTGTAA
- a CDS encoding type II toxin-antitoxin system VapC family toxin produces the protein MYLLDTNVISEATKARPAPAVVAFLQGQPLSQLYLSAITLGELEWGTEQVTDPARRAALRQWLTHSVLPDYLGRILPIDEQVMVTWARMVMASGLKPKQLPCMDALLAATALHHDLTLVTRNRSDFQAFGIHLLNPWETT, from the coding sequence ATGTACCTGCTCGACACCAACGTCATCAGTGAGGCCACCAAAGCCCGCCCGGCCCCGGCCGTCGTGGCCTTCCTCCAGGGCCAGCCGCTCAGCCAGCTGTACCTGAGCGCCATTACCCTCGGGGAGCTCGAGTGGGGAACGGAACAGGTGACCGATCCCGCCCGCCGGGCCGCCCTGCGCCAGTGGCTGACGCACAGTGTGCTTCCGGATTACCTGGGCCGCATCCTGCCCATTGACGAGCAGGTGATGGTCACCTGGGCCCGCATGGTGATGGCCAGTGGGCTGAAACCAAAACAGTTGCCCTGCATGGACGCCCTGCTCGCCGCCACCGCCCTGCACCACGACCTGACCCTGGTGACGCGTAACCGTTCAGATTTTCAAGCTTTCGGCATTCATCTCCTCAACCCCTGGGAAACGACCTGA